In Deinococcus maricopensis DSM 21211, one genomic interval encodes:
- the fusA gene encoding elongation factor G: MTTKTGNYLNHFRNIGIAAHIDAGKTTTTERILYYTGRTHNIGEVHDGAATMDWMEQERERGITITAAATTAKWTRAGQEYVVNIIDTPGHVDFTIEVERSMRVLDGAVAVFDSSQGVEPQSETVWRQADRYGVPRIAFSNKMDKTGASFELVLNDIRERLGAIPAPVQYPMGQESDFKGIIDIVRQRAYTYTNDLGTDIEEHDVPAEYADKVTEMRAALIEAAAEVDEDLMMKYLEGEEPTVEELVAALRKGTIEKKIFPVLCGSALKNKGVQLLLDAVVDYLPSPLEVPAIKGTLEDSEETREFPADPNGKLAGLAFKIMADPYVGRLTFVRIYSGTLQSGSYVYNASKDKRERVGRLLKMHANSREEVTELKAGELGAVIGLKDAGTGNTLIGDGDEHVLLESIDVPEPVIKLAIEPKTKADQEKMGIGLQRLAEEDPTFKVETDQESGQTTIAGMGELHLEILVDRLKREYKVEANVGAPQVAFRETITKAVDVEGKFVRQSGGRGQFGHVKIKAEPLEPGSGFIFENAVVGGTVPREYVGPAQKGIEEAMQSGPMLGFPVVDMKVSLYDGSYHEVDSSEMAFKIAGSMALKEAVQKGAPALLEPIMRVEVTVPEDYMGDIIGDLNSRRGQIQGMEARGNAQIVKAFVPLSEMFGYATDMRSMTQGRASYSMFFDHYSQVPNNIAQQLMKK, translated from the coding sequence ATGACCACCAAAACCGGGAATTACCTGAACCACTTCCGCAACATCGGGATTGCCGCGCACATCGACGCCGGCAAGACCACCACCACCGAGCGCATCCTGTACTACACCGGCCGCACCCACAACATCGGTGAAGTGCACGACGGCGCCGCCACCATGGACTGGATGGAGCAGGAGCGCGAGCGCGGCATCACCATCACCGCCGCCGCCACCACCGCGAAGTGGACCCGTGCTGGCCAGGAGTACGTCGTCAACATCATCGACACCCCCGGCCACGTGGACTTCACCATCGAAGTGGAACGCAGCATGCGCGTGCTGGACGGCGCCGTCGCCGTGTTCGACAGCAGCCAGGGCGTGGAGCCGCAGTCTGAAACCGTGTGGCGCCAGGCCGACCGTTACGGCGTGCCCCGCATCGCGTTCAGCAACAAGATGGACAAGACCGGCGCGAGCTTCGAGCTGGTGCTGAACGACATCCGCGAGCGCCTCGGCGCGATCCCCGCGCCCGTGCAGTACCCGATGGGCCAGGAAAGCGACTTCAAAGGCATCATCGACATCGTCCGCCAGCGCGCGTACACCTACACCAACGACCTCGGCACCGACATCGAAGAGCACGACGTGCCCGCCGAGTACGCTGACAAGGTCACCGAAATGCGCGCCGCGCTGATCGAAGCCGCCGCCGAAGTCGACGAAGATCTGATGATGAAGTACCTCGAGGGCGAAGAGCCCACCGTCGAGGAGCTCGTCGCCGCCCTCCGCAAAGGCACCATCGAGAAGAAAATCTTCCCGGTTCTCTGCGGCAGCGCGCTGAAGAACAAGGGCGTGCAGCTGCTCCTCGACGCCGTCGTGGACTACCTGCCCAGCCCCCTCGAAGTGCCCGCCATCAAGGGCACCCTTGAGGACAGCGAAGAAACCCGCGAGTTCCCCGCCGACCCGAACGGCAAACTCGCCGGCCTCGCGTTCAAGATCATGGCTGACCCCTACGTCGGCCGCCTGACCTTCGTCCGCATCTACTCGGGCACGCTCCAGAGCGGCAGCTACGTGTACAACGCCAGCAAGGACAAGCGCGAACGCGTTGGCCGCCTGCTGAAGATGCACGCCAACAGCCGCGAAGAAGTCACCGAACTGAAGGCCGGGGAACTCGGCGCCGTGATCGGCCTCAAGGACGCCGGCACCGGCAACACCCTGATCGGCGACGGCGACGAGCACGTCCTGCTGGAAAGCATCGACGTTCCGGAACCCGTCATCAAGCTCGCCATCGAGCCGAAGACCAAAGCCGACCAGGAAAAAATGGGCATCGGCCTGCAGCGCCTTGCGGAAGAAGACCCCACCTTCAAGGTCGAAACCGACCAGGAAAGCGGTCAGACCACCATCGCGGGCATGGGCGAACTCCACCTTGAGATCCTCGTGGATCGCCTGAAGCGCGAGTACAAGGTCGAAGCGAACGTCGGCGCGCCCCAGGTGGCGTTCCGCGAAACCATCACCAAGGCGGTCGACGTCGAAGGTAAGTTCGTGCGTCAGTCCGGCGGTCGCGGTCAGTTCGGCCACGTCAAGATCAAGGCCGAACCCCTCGAGCCCGGCTCCGGCTTCATCTTCGAAAACGCCGTCGTCGGCGGCACCGTGCCCCGCGAGTACGTCGGCCCCGCCCAGAAGGGCATCGAAGAAGCCATGCAGAGTGGCCCGATGCTCGGCTTCCCCGTCGTGGACATGAAGGTCAGCCTGTACGACGGCAGCTACCACGAAGTCGACTCCAGCGAAATGGCCTTCAAAATCGCCGGCAGCATGGCGCTCAAGGAAGCCGTCCAGAAGGGCGCCCCGGCGCTGCTGGAACCCATCATGCGCGTCGAAGTGACCGTCCCCGAGGACTACATGGGCGACATCATCGGCGACCTGAACAGCCGTCGTGGCCAGATTCAGGGCATGGAAGCCCGCGGCAACGCGCAGATCGTCAAGGCCTTCGTGCCGCTGAGCGAGATGTTCGGCTACGCGACTGACATGCGCAGCATGACCCAGGGCCGCGCGAGCTACAGCATGTTCTTCGACCACTACAGCCAGGTGCCGAACAACATCGCGCAGCAACTGATGAAGAAGTAA
- the rpsG gene encoding 30S ribosomal protein S7 yields the protein MARRRNAEIRPLAPDLVYQDVVVSALINRLMRDGKKNVASRVFYGACRLIQERTGQEPLKVFRQAYDNIKPRVEVRSRRVGGSTYQVPVEVNPRRTQSLTLRWLTNAAEGRPERTAIERLAGELMDAAQGRGGAIKKKDDVERMAEANRAYAHYRW from the coding sequence ATGGCTCGTCGCCGCAACGCTGAAATCCGCCCCCTCGCGCCTGACCTCGTCTACCAGGACGTCGTCGTCAGCGCGCTCATCAACCGCCTCATGCGCGACGGTAAGAAGAACGTCGCCAGCCGCGTGTTCTACGGCGCCTGCCGCCTGATCCAGGAACGCACCGGTCAGGAGCCCCTGAAGGTGTTCCGCCAGGCGTACGACAACATCAAGCCGCGCGTGGAAGTCCGCAGCCGCCGCGTCGGCGGCAGCACCTACCAGGTGCCCGTCGAAGTGAACCCCCGCCGCACCCAGAGCCTCACGCTGCGCTGGCTCACCAACGCCGCTGAAGGTCGCCCCGAGCGCACCGCCATCGAGCGCCTTGCCGGCGAACTGATGGACGCCGCGCAGGGCCGCGGTGGCGCCATCAAGAAAAAAGACGACGTGGAGCGCATGGCGGAAGCCAACCGCGCCTACGCGCACTACCGCTGGTAA
- the rpsL gene encoding 30S ribosomal protein S12, with product MPTVQQLLRKGRATLAKKSKVPALKGSPFRRGVCTVVKTTTPKKPNSALRKIARVRLTSGFEVTAYIPGEGHNLQEHSVVLIRGGRVKDLPGVRYHIVRGSLDTQGVKDRNKSRSKYGTKKPKAGAAAAGAKKK from the coding sequence TTGCCTACCGTTCAACAGCTGCTCCGTAAGGGCCGCGCCACGCTCGCCAAGAAGAGCAAAGTTCCCGCGCTGAAGGGCAGCCCCTTCCGCCGCGGCGTTTGCACCGTCGTGAAGACCACGACCCCCAAGAAGCCCAACTCGGCGCTCCGCAAGATCGCCCGTGTGCGCCTCACCAGCGGCTTCGAAGTCACCGCGTACATCCCCGGCGAAGGCCACAACCTGCAGGAGCACAGCGTCGTGCTGATCCGCGGCGGCCGTGTGAAGGACCTCCCCGGCGTGCGCTACCACATCGTTCGCGGCAGCCTCGACACCCAGGGCGTCAAGGACCGCAACAAGAGCCGCAGCAAGTACGGCACCAAGAAGCCCAAGGCTGGCGCTGCCGCCGCGGGCGCGAAGAAGAAATAA
- a CDS encoding aldehyde dehydrogenase family protein encodes MTHSAPTRTARRIPEASTWAALYARAQALAPDALGADGHVRNLTHGRWQATGEPRRTVSPVDGAALASLPMLSAADARAAVEAAAQEHATWSTVPLDERRARVADAVNRIEAQRDLLAQLLIWEIGKPYRQALTSVDRTVSGVRWYLEHIDEMLTGRAPLGLISNIASWNYPLSVLVHAMLVQALAGNAVIAKTPTDGGLVALTLAVALAREAGLPFSLVSGSGAQLSEALVRHPDVAALAYVGGKSNGRDIAAALVDRSKRYMLEMEGVNAYGVWDFSDWALLEQHLKKGYEYGKQRCTAYARFVVQRALFPQFLETYLRVAPTLTVGHPLLATEDGQLPDVDFGPLINAQKVEELQARIEEATTRGAVPIYAGTLDPANFLPGQDVRAYIAPTALLAPPRGTALYHAEPFGPVDTFVLVDSVDDLITEMNVSNGNLVATIATDDARVADEVFARSRAYKVGHNVLRSRGDREETFGGLGESWTGAFVGGALLVQAVTVGQPGERLAGNFPEYSLLPGRARRP; translated from the coding sequence GTGACGCATTCCGCTCCGACCCGCACGGCCCGCCGCATTCCCGAGGCCAGCACCTGGGCCGCCCTCTACGCCCGCGCTCAGGCCCTCGCGCCCGACGCGCTGGGCGCTGACGGCCATGTCCGCAACCTCACGCACGGCCGCTGGCAGGCGACCGGTGAACCGCGCCGCACCGTCAGCCCGGTAGACGGTGCGGCGCTCGCCAGCCTTCCCATGCTCAGCGCCGCCGACGCGCGCGCCGCCGTCGAAGCCGCCGCGCAAGAGCACGCCACCTGGAGCACCGTTCCCCTTGATGAACGCCGCGCGCGCGTCGCCGACGCCGTGAATCGCATCGAGGCGCAGCGTGACCTGCTCGCGCAACTGCTGATCTGGGAGATCGGCAAGCCGTACCGTCAGGCCCTCACGAGCGTCGACCGCACTGTCAGCGGCGTCCGCTGGTACCTGGAGCACATCGACGAGATGCTGACGGGCCGCGCGCCGCTCGGCCTGATCAGCAACATCGCGTCGTGGAACTACCCGCTGAGCGTTCTCGTGCACGCCATGCTGGTGCAGGCCCTCGCGGGGAACGCCGTGATCGCCAAGACGCCCACCGACGGCGGGCTGGTCGCGTTGACGCTCGCTGTGGCCCTCGCCCGCGAGGCGGGGCTGCCGTTCTCGCTGGTGAGCGGCAGCGGCGCGCAGCTCAGCGAGGCGCTCGTGCGTCACCCGGACGTCGCGGCACTCGCGTACGTCGGCGGCAAGAGCAACGGGCGCGACATTGCCGCAGCGCTCGTGGACCGCAGCAAACGCTACATGCTCGAAATGGAAGGCGTGAACGCGTACGGCGTGTGGGACTTCAGTGACTGGGCGCTCCTCGAACAGCACCTGAAAAAAGGCTACGAGTACGGCAAGCAGCGGTGCACGGCGTACGCGCGGTTCGTGGTGCAGCGGGCCCTCTTCCCGCAGTTTCTGGAGACGTACCTGCGCGTGGCGCCCACCCTCACGGTCGGGCACCCGCTGCTCGCCACCGAGGACGGTCAGCTCCCGGATGTGGACTTCGGCCCGCTCATCAACGCGCAGAAGGTCGAGGAGTTGCAGGCCCGGATCGAGGAGGCCACGACGCGCGGCGCCGTGCCCATCTACGCGGGCACGCTCGACCCGGCGAACTTCCTGCCGGGTCAGGACGTGCGGGCGTACATTGCCCCGACGGCGCTGCTCGCGCCTCCTCGGGGGACGGCGCTGTACCACGCCGAGCCGTTCGGGCCGGTGGACACGTTCGTGCTGGTGGACAGCGTGGACGACTTGATCACCGAGATGAACGTCAGCAACGGGAACCTCGTGGCAACCATCGCCACGGACGACGCGCGCGTGGCGGACGAGGTGTTCGCGCGTTCCCGCGCGTACAAGGTCGGGCATAACGTGTTGCGCTCACGCGGGGACCGCGAGGAGACGTTCGGCGGGCTCGGCGAGAGCTGGACCGGCGCGTTCGTGGGGGGCGCGCTGCTGGTGCAGGCCGTGACGGTCGGGCAGCCCGGCGAGCGCCTCGCGGGGAACTTCCCGGAATACAGCCTGCTGCCGGGCCGTGCACGTCGTCCCTGA
- a CDS encoding GNAT family N-acetyltransferase produces the protein MPLIRTLTPDDAYAYGNTRLEALERDPQAYGSSAEEHRQLTVAHLQARIADVPGGNFTVGAFQGDALRGMATFIRHTARNTRHSGTVVGVYVGAELRGQGVGRHLLTLLLDRLRTYDDLERVTLSVTTTQTAARALYRTLGFVPYGLEPGALKVNGVLFDEEHLVLALR, from the coding sequence GTGCCCCTGATCCGCACCCTCACCCCCGATGACGCCTACGCGTACGGGAACACCCGCCTGGAAGCGCTCGAACGTGACCCTCAGGCGTACGGGTCGTCCGCCGAGGAGCACCGTCAGCTGACGGTCGCGCACCTGCAGGCGCGCATTGCAGACGTGCCCGGCGGGAACTTCACGGTCGGCGCCTTCCAGGGCGACGCGCTGCGCGGCATGGCCACCTTCATCCGCCACACGGCGCGGAACACGCGGCATTCCGGCACGGTCGTCGGCGTGTACGTCGGCGCGGAACTGCGCGGGCAGGGCGTCGGCCGGCACCTGCTGACGCTCCTGCTGGACCGTCTGCGCACGTACGACGACCTGGAGCGGGTTACGCTGAGCGTCACGACCACGCAGACCGCCGCGCGCGCCCTGTACCGCACCCTCGGGTTCGTGCCGTACGGCCTGGAGCCCGGCGCGCTCAAGGTGAACGGCGTCCTGTTCGACGAGGAGCATCTGGTGCTGGCGCTGCGCTGA
- a CDS encoding glycosyltransferase: MRIGLVSTTYLPSRNGVATSTALLARGLRDAGHDVRVFAPAHPAQVAGAPEPGVYRLPSTTWGTPPDYPLMLVPSVAIEAKLPWRDVDVLHTMHPFLAGQLAVRWAYRARVPLAFTAHTQYEEYTHYARMPRRMSRALVRAHVGAFARRVDEVLVPGRAMEDMLRSYGVDGRITRFPNPVDLQAFRQALRVDRAAWGVPAGVPLAVYLGRLAPEKNLEVLLDAVTRARRTQPDLHLLVVGDGPSRRDLAANAPDGVHFAGPVPYARVPEALSLADAFVTASTSEVLPMSMIEALAAGAPLVAARSPAALDLIQEGVNGTVREATPAALAEGLLHTLHPDRLPALRDGARASAAPYDVHTRARALADLYAGMIERYRARRR; this comes from the coding sequence CTGCGCATCGGCCTGGTCAGCACGACGTACCTTCCCTCGCGGAATGGCGTGGCCACCAGCACCGCGCTGCTCGCCCGCGGCCTGCGCGACGCGGGCCATGACGTGCGCGTGTTCGCCCCCGCGCACCCGGCGCAGGTGGCCGGGGCGCCCGAGCCAGGCGTGTACCGCCTGCCCAGCACCACCTGGGGCACCCCGCCCGATTACCCGCTGATGCTGGTGCCGTCCGTCGCCATCGAGGCGAAACTGCCGTGGCGGGACGTGGACGTGCTGCACACCATGCACCCGTTCCTGGCCGGGCAGCTGGCGGTGCGCTGGGCGTACCGTGCACGCGTTCCGCTGGCCTTCACGGCGCACACGCAGTACGAGGAGTACACGCACTACGCGCGCATGCCGCGCCGCATGTCCCGCGCCCTGGTCCGCGCGCACGTGGGTGCGTTCGCGCGCCGCGTCGATGAGGTGCTGGTGCCGGGGCGCGCCATGGAGGACATGCTCCGTTCGTACGGCGTGGACGGCCGCATTACACGCTTCCCGAACCCGGTGGACCTGCAGGCGTTCCGGCAGGCGCTCCGCGTGGACCGTGCCGCCTGGGGCGTCCCGGCGGGCGTGCCGCTCGCGGTGTACCTGGGGCGGCTCGCGCCGGAGAAGAACCTGGAGGTGCTGCTGGACGCCGTGACGCGCGCGCGGCGCACGCAGCCGGACCTGCACCTGCTGGTGGTCGGGGACGGCCCGTCCCGCCGGGACCTCGCCGCGAACGCGCCGGACGGCGTGCATTTCGCCGGGCCCGTGCCGTACGCCCGCGTGCCCGAGGCGCTCTCGCTCGCGGACGCGTTCGTCACGGCGAGCACCAGCGAGGTGCTGCCGATGAGCATGATCGAGGCGCTCGCCGCGGGCGCGCCGCTCGTGGCCGCGCGCAGCCCCGCCGCCCTCGACCTGATTCAGGAGGGCGTGAACGGCACCGTCCGGGAAGCGACGCCCGCAGCGCTCGCGGAGGGCCTGCTGCACACCCTGCACCCGGATCGCCTGCCGGCCCTGCGGGACGGCGCGCGGGCCAGCGCCGCGCCGTACGACGTGCACACGCGCGCCCGGGCGCTCGCGGACCTGTACGCGGGCATGATCGAGCGATACCGCGCGCGGCGCCGCTGA
- the hisA gene encoding 1-(5-phosphoribosyl)-5-[(5-phosphoribosylamino)methylideneamino]imidazole-4-carboxamide isomerase: MPLVIPCVDIQGGRAVRLYEGDPDRETVYFDQPADAARHWVSLGAGLVHLVDLDAATGRGENRAVIREIAGTLGVPVEVGGGIRDRAAAEELLAAGVDRVVIGTAAVRQPELVRALIEAHGAERVVVSVDARGMDVAVSGWAEGSGVHVADLTARLADAGLETLIFTDVTRDGTLRGLDRDLMTEVRRLWLNTLIVGGGVANVDDVRLLADLNIEGAIVGRAIYEGTLPYPVPDLTPQA; the protein is encoded by the coding sequence ATGCCGCTCGTCATTCCTTGCGTGGACATTCAGGGGGGTCGCGCCGTTCGCCTGTACGAGGGCGACCCGGACCGCGAAACCGTGTACTTCGATCAGCCGGCGGACGCCGCGCGCCACTGGGTGAGCCTCGGCGCGGGCCTCGTGCACCTCGTGGACCTCGACGCCGCCACCGGCCGCGGCGAGAACCGCGCCGTGATCCGCGAGATCGCCGGGACGCTCGGCGTGCCCGTGGAGGTCGGCGGGGGCATCCGGGACCGCGCGGCCGCCGAGGAGCTGCTCGCGGCGGGCGTGGACCGCGTGGTCATAGGCACCGCGGCGGTCCGCCAACCGGAACTCGTGCGGGCACTGATCGAGGCGCACGGCGCGGAACGCGTCGTGGTGAGCGTGGACGCACGCGGCATGGACGTCGCCGTGAGCGGCTGGGCGGAAGGGAGCGGCGTGCACGTCGCGGACCTGACGGCGCGCCTTGCGGACGCCGGCCTGGAAACGCTGATTTTCACGGACGTGACGCGCGACGGAACACTGCGCGGCCTTGACCGCGACCTGATGACCGAGGTACGTCGTCTGTGGCTGAACACGCTGATCGTGGGCGGCGGCGTAGCGAACGTGGACGACGTGCGTCTGCTCGCGGACCTGAACATCGAGGGGGCCATCGTGGGCCGCGCCATCTACGAGGGGACCCTCCCCTACCCCGTGCCGGACCTGACGCCGCAGGCCTGA
- the nhaA gene encoding Na+/H+ antiporter NhaA, with protein sequence MATTPSPFSRFVRSEAFAGLLLVCTAALAFAWANSPWREAYFTLQHTHLSVALGAATLDFSLEHWVNDGLMAVFFLLVGLEIKRELLIGELASRRRAALAVAAAVGGMLVPAALYALLNGGGPGRAGWGIPMATDIAFALGVLALLGPRVPVGLKVFLTALAIVDDLGAVLVIALFYTEQVQWGALGLAALTWGAALLAGWGRRKPSLKLYAVLGLLLWLFVLQSGLHATIAGVLLAFAVPIRQPDLSLCTPSLLTAAQPGEEEEVGARLQDLEDLLERAQSPLHRLEHALHPVVTYAVLPLFALMNAGVSVGSGGLGVVSFGVLLGLVLGKPLGVVGGAWLATRAGVAALPRHVTWTHMVGAGLLAGVGFTMSLFVANLAFDDAALLTQAKLGVLGASVAAALLGAVWLLRTTRAQAAHAD encoded by the coding sequence ATGGCAACCACTCCCTCTCCCTTCTCCCGGTTCGTGCGCAGCGAGGCGTTCGCGGGCCTGCTGCTGGTGTGCACCGCGGCGCTCGCGTTCGCGTGGGCGAACTCCCCCTGGCGGGAAGCGTACTTCACGCTGCAGCACACGCACCTGAGCGTCGCCCTGGGCGCCGCCACACTGGACTTTTCGCTGGAGCACTGGGTGAACGACGGCCTGATGGCGGTGTTCTTCCTGCTGGTCGGCCTGGAAATCAAACGGGAACTGCTGATCGGCGAGCTGGCGTCCCGGCGGCGCGCGGCCCTCGCGGTCGCGGCTGCGGTGGGCGGCATGCTGGTGCCCGCGGCGCTGTACGCCCTCCTGAACGGTGGCGGGCCCGGCCGGGCCGGCTGGGGCATTCCCATGGCAACCGACATTGCCTTCGCGCTGGGCGTGCTGGCGCTGCTCGGGCCACGGGTGCCGGTGGGCCTGAAAGTGTTCCTCACGGCGCTCGCCATCGTGGATGACCTGGGCGCGGTGCTGGTGATCGCGCTGTTCTACACCGAGCAGGTGCAGTGGGGCGCGCTGGGCCTCGCGGCGCTCACGTGGGGCGCCGCGCTGCTGGCAGGCTGGGGACGCCGCAAACCCAGCCTGAAGCTGTACGCCGTGCTGGGCCTGCTGCTGTGGCTGTTCGTGCTGCAGTCCGGGCTGCACGCGACCATCGCCGGGGTGCTGCTGGCGTTCGCCGTGCCCATCCGCCAACCGGACCTGTCCCTCTGCACACCCTCGCTGCTGACGGCCGCGCAGCCCGGCGAGGAAGAGGAGGTGGGCGCGCGCCTGCAGGACCTGGAGGACCTGCTGGAGCGCGCACAGAGCCCGCTGCACCGGCTGGAGCACGCACTGCATCCGGTCGTGACGTACGCGGTCCTGCCGCTGTTCGCGCTGATGAACGCCGGCGTGAGCGTCGGGAGCGGCGGGCTGGGGGTCGTGTCGTTCGGGGTGCTGCTGGGGCTGGTGCTCGGCAAGCCCCTCGGCGTGGTGGGCGGCGCGTGGCTGGCGACGCGCGCGGGCGTGGCGGCCCTGCCGCGGCACGTCACGTGGACGCACATGGTCGGTGCAGGCCTGCTGGCCGGCGTGGGCTTCACCATGAGTCTGTTCGTGGCGAACCTGGCGTTCGATGACGCGGCGCTGCTGACGCAGGCGAAACTGGGCGTGCTCGGCGCCTCCGTGGCGGCCGCGCTGCTGGGCGCCGTCTGGCTGCTGCGCACCACCCGCGCCCAGGCTGCCCACGCGGACTGA
- a CDS encoding YihY/virulence factor BrkB family protein: MKAKDLLPVLRDAFMAFGQDRAPRLAAAFAYYTMFSLAPLLFFLLAIAGYFLGQSAFQEQLFGANGHSGLLAQYFDAKTADFVKGLLASDNNQLSKGSGIATLVGFVTLFMGATGLFVQLQDALNSLWGADPAPRGGILQVIRTRLVSFAMVVLFGALIIAFLGVNTYLSAIAGRLGDVIGAGAFFVRLATLLLSAGMFTLAFAAMYRFLPSIRLSWRDVWVGAAVTAVLFAVGQTLISVYFARVSPGSVFGAAGSLVVLLLWIYYSGMIVFFGAEVTWAYAQRFGSQPGGAQNPDKKAALANKGSDLNPNASPREQQEAARTPEAGGQAGQAAPKRRGFPRLPRRQRPKAPPRPREAVPSITAALTNAVLAVLAVPAVLALRVARRFRLR; this comes from the coding sequence GTGAAAGCCAAGGACCTGTTGCCCGTGCTGCGCGACGCCTTCATGGCGTTCGGGCAGGACCGCGCGCCGAGGCTGGCGGCCGCGTTCGCGTACTACACCATGTTCTCCCTCGCGCCGCTGCTGTTCTTTCTGCTGGCCATCGCCGGGTACTTCCTGGGGCAGTCGGCTTTCCAGGAGCAGCTGTTCGGCGCGAACGGCCACTCCGGCCTCCTCGCGCAGTACTTCGATGCCAAAACGGCCGACTTCGTTAAGGGGCTGCTCGCCAGCGACAACAACCAGCTCAGCAAAGGCAGCGGCATCGCTACGCTCGTCGGCTTCGTGACACTGTTCATGGGCGCCACCGGCCTGTTCGTGCAACTCCAGGACGCCCTGAACAGCCTGTGGGGCGCCGACCCCGCCCCGCGCGGCGGCATCCTGCAGGTCATCCGCACGCGCCTCGTGTCGTTCGCGATGGTGGTGCTGTTCGGCGCGCTCATCATCGCGTTCCTCGGCGTGAACACCTACCTGTCCGCCATTGCCGGACGCCTCGGCGACGTGATCGGCGCGGGCGCGTTCTTCGTACGCCTCGCGACGCTGCTGCTCTCCGCCGGGATGTTCACGCTCGCGTTCGCGGCCATGTACCGGTTCCTGCCCAGCATCCGCCTGTCGTGGCGGGACGTGTGGGTGGGCGCGGCTGTCACCGCGGTGCTGTTCGCGGTCGGGCAGACGCTGATCAGCGTGTACTTCGCGCGCGTCAGCCCCGGCAGCGTGTTCGGCGCGGCCGGATCGCTGGTGGTGCTGCTGCTGTGGATCTACTACAGCGGCATGATCGTGTTCTTCGGCGCGGAGGTCACGTGGGCGTACGCGCAGCGGTTCGGGTCGCAGCCGGGCGGCGCGCAGAACCCGGACAAGAAGGCCGCCCTGGCCAACAAGGGCAGCGACCTCAACCCGAACGCCAGCCCGCGCGAGCAGCAGGAAGCGGCGCGCACCCCCGAAGCGGGCGGGCAGGCCGGCCAGGCTGCCCCGAAACGCCGCGGCTTCCCGCGCCTGCCGCGCCGCCAGCGCCCCAAGGCGCCGCCCCGCCCGCGTGAGGCCGTGCCCAGCATTACGGCGGCGCTCACGAACGCCGTGCTGGCGGTGTTGGCGGTCCCGGCGGTGCTGGCGTTGCGCGTGGCCCGCCGATTCCGGCTCCGCTGA